Sequence from the uncultured Draconibacterium sp. genome:
GGCATATTTAACCGAATCTGAACGGCTTGAGTGAGACAGAATTCCAACAGGTTCTTCACTTTCAACAGCTTCAACAACAGTTGCTCCTGCACCATCGGCATAAATCATCGAATCGCGGTCGTACGGATCTGAAATGCGTGATAGCACATCGGCACCAACCACAACACCTCGTTTACCAAAACCACTTTTTATGTAGGCATCGGCGGTAATCATTCCCTGTGTCCATCCCGGGCAGCCCGAAACCACATCATGACAAATACATGTTGGATTCTTGATGTGCAGCTTCATCTTCACCTTATTGGCCAAACTTGGCAAAATATCGGTGCGAACATTTCCGTGCAGGATATCGCCAAAATTATGTCCAACGATAATAAAGTCGAGACTTTCCATTGAAATTCCGGCCGATTTGCAAGCGTCTTCTACTGCCATTGCCGCAATATCTGAAGTCACCAAATCGTCGGCAATGTAGCGTCGCTCTTCAATATTGGTAATCTCCTGAAACTTCTGAATAATCTCCTCATTACTTTTATCCTCAATCTTTTTCTTCGATGGAGTATAAAACTCATTCTTCAAGAAATGTGTATTCTTAATTATCTGAGATGGAAGCGCACTTCCGGTACCAATAATTCGTGTATATATTTGCTTTGCCATAATTTCCTCTTAAGCTTTCGCCCTGTCTTTATATGTCTTTAATTCAAAATTTTCACCATCGAACACCCCGTATGAAAATGCTTTTATCCAGTCACCAAGTATAACAAACCGGGTATTTTCATTCATTTTCTCGTTTACCAGCTTATGCCGATGGCCCATTATAAAATAATCAATAGGATTTGTCTGTAAAAAATCCGCGGCAAATTTATACATTCCATCTTTATTTGCCATAAAATCTTCGTCATAATCCGCATTTGATAACCTACTGGAAGCAGACCATTTATGTGCAATATGAAATGCAAAATTCGGGTGCAACCTCGAGAAAAGCCATCGCATGGTATTATTGGTAAATATCTTTTTCAGAAAAATATATCCTTTATCCGACGCATCGAGCCCATCGCCATGCGCCAAGAAAAACCGCTTTCCGTGTATTTCGCGTATTATATAATCGTGATGAACCTTAATTCCCGTTTCTTCGGCAAGGTAATCGTACACCCACATATCGTGGTTTCCGGTAAAAAAATGTACCGGAATTCCTTTGTCGGTAAGATCGGCAAGCCGACCTAAAATACGTGTAAATCCGCGTGGAACAACTTTTTTGTATTCGTACCAGAAATCGAAAATATCGCCCATCAGGTACAGCTCTTCAACATCATCGCTAATATCGTCGAGCCAGGATGCGAATAATAACTCACGCTCCCGGTTATTAGTTAACGCCGGAGCACCCAGATGCACATCGGAGATGAAATATATTTTCCGCTTTTGTATCAAATTACCGGTTTTATTCTAGTCGAGAAGTTGAGCCAGGGCTTTATCCAAAGCCGGCCCTTTAAGGTTCTTGGCAACGATTTCGCCTTCTTCGTTCAGCAAATAATTAAACGGAACGCTTTGAACGTTGTAAACCGCCGCAGCCATTTTACTTCCTGCCATATCGCCAACATTAATCCAGGTAAGTTTATCCTGGTCGATAGCATCCACCCACTCGGCACGATTAACGTCTACACTTACCTGGTAAATTTCGAAACCTTTACGTTTGTATTTTTTGTAAGCTTCAACCAACACCGGGTTT
This genomic interval carries:
- a CDS encoding ketoacyl-ACP synthase III, yielding MAKQIYTRIIGTGSALPSQIIKNTHFLKNEFYTPSKKKIEDKSNEEIIQKFQEITNIEERRYIADDLVTSDIAAMAVEDACKSAGISMESLDFIIVGHNFGDILHGNVRTDILPSLANKVKMKLHIKNPTCICHDVVSGCPGWTQGMITADAYIKSGFGKRGVVVGADVLSRISDPYDRDSMIYADGAGATVVEAVESEEPVGILSHSSRSDSVKYANLLTLGESDNPDYEGDELYIKMAGHKLYVYAITTVPGVVKDSIEKAGLELSDIKKIFIHQANEKMDEAILSGVLKLYGQKEVPEGIMPMSIRELGNSSTATVPTLVDLVVKGKMEGHEVNEGDYTILCSVGAGMNINSIVYKW
- a CDS encoding UDP-2,3-diacylglucosamine diphosphatase, producing the protein MIQKRKIYFISDVHLGAPALTNNRERELLFASWLDDISDDVEELYLMGDIFDFWYEYKKVVPRGFTRILGRLADLTDKGIPVHFFTGNHDMWVYDYLAEETGIKVHHDYIIREIHGKRFFLAHGDGLDASDKGYIFLKKIFTNNTMRWLFSRLHPNFAFHIAHKWSASSRLSNADYDEDFMANKDGMYKFAADFLQTNPIDYFIMGHRHKLVNEKMNENTRFVILGDWIKAFSYGVFDGENFELKTYKDRAKA